AGAACTCTTCCCGAGGATTTGTTAGGTAAAGCCTATGCATGAGTTTTTTATCGTTCAAAACGTGATAAAAACCGTAGAAGACTTGATGGTTAATCACCCTAAGAAAAAAGTAGTAAAGGCGGTTTTGTTAATAGGAAGATTTTCTGGGGTTGAGCCTGAGTTATTACAAACCGCCCTTGATTTTTTTAAACAAGGAAGCGTTTTAAAAGATGCAGAAATCGTGATAGAAATAGAAGACCTTAGGATGAGATGTCAGAAATGTCAGCAAGAATTTTCAAAAGAGAAATGGGATCTTACCTGTCCTTTTTGTGGCTCTTTTGAAACTGAGGTTCTTTCAGGAGAAGAGATGTTACTCAAAAGCTTAGAACTGGTCGATGAGGATTAGATACCGGATCAGGATAAACGGGGTAGTCCAGGGGGTTGGTTTTCGCCCTTTTGTGTATAACCTTGCTAAATCCTTAGGGTTGACAGGTTTTGTCAGCAACGATACCAACGGAGT
Above is a genomic segment from Thermodesulfobacterium commune DSM 2178 containing:
- the hypA gene encoding hydrogenase maturation nickel metallochaperone HypA; this encodes MHEFFIVQNVIKTVEDLMVNHPKKKVVKAVLLIGRFSGVEPELLQTALDFFKQGSVLKDAEIVIEIEDLRMRCQKCQQEFSKEKWDLTCPFCGSFETEVLSGEEMLLKSLELVDED